A genomic segment from Castor canadensis chromosome 1, mCasCan1.hap1v2, whole genome shotgun sequence encodes:
- the Thap12 gene encoding 52 kDa repressor of the inhibitor of the protein kinase isoform X2, producing MCHLGYWDRHKLDLKSPYRTVLRDNAIPTIFDLTSHLNNPHSRHRKRIKELSEDEIRTLKQKKIDETSEQEQKHKETNNSSTQNPSAEGADQQDEDILPLTLEEKENKEYLKSLFEILILMGKQNIPLDGHEADEIPEGLFTPDNFQALLECRINSGEEVLRKRFETTAVNTLFCSKTQQKQMLEICESCIREETLREVRDSHFFSIITDDVVDIAGEEHLPVLVRFVDESHNLREEFVGFLPYEADAEILAVKFHTTITEKWGLNMEYCRGQAYIVSSGFSSKMKVVASRLLEKYPQAIYTLCSSCALNMWLAKSVPVVGVSVALGTMEEVCSFFLRSPQLLLELDNVISVLFQNSEERGKELKEICHSQWTGRHDAFEILVDLLQALVLCLDSINSDTNIRWNNCIAGRAFILCSAVTDFDFIVTIVVLKNVLSFTRAFGKNLQGQTSDVFFAASSLTAVLHSLNEVMENIEVYHEFWFEEATNLANKLDIQMKLPGKFRRAQQGNLDSQLSSESYYKETLSVPTVEHIIQELKDIFSEQHLKALKCLSLVPSVMGQLKFNTSEEHHADMYRSDLPNPDTLSAELHCWRIKWKHRGKDIELPSTIYEALHLPDIKFFPNVYALLKVLCILPVMKVENERYENGRKRLKAYLRNTLTDQRSSNLALLNINFDIKHDLDLMVDTYIKLYTTKSELPTDNSETIENT from the exons agtccTTACAGGACAGTTCTTCGAGATAATGCAATACCAACAATATTTGATCTTACCAGTCATTTGAACAATCCACATAGTAGACACAGAAAACGAATAAAAGAATTG aGTGAAGATGAAATCAGGacactgaaacagaaaaaaa TTGACGAAACTTCTGAACAGgaacaaaaacataaagaaacaaacaacagcagTACTCAGAACCCCAGTGCAGAAGGGGCTGACCAGCAGGATGAAGACATTTTGCCTTTAACccttgaagagaaagaaaacaaagaataccTAAAgtctttatttgaaattttgattcttATGGGAAAACAAAACATACCTCTGGATGGGCATGAGGCTGATGAAATCCCAGAAGGTCTCTTTACTCCTGATAACTTTCAGGCACTGTTGGAATGCCGGATAAATTCTGGTGAAGAAGTCCTGAGAAAGCGCTTTGAGACTACAGCAGTTAACACATTGTTCTGTTCTAAAACACAGCAGAAACAGATGCTAGAGATCTGTGAGAGCTGCATTCGGGAAGAAACCCTCAGGGAAGTGAGAGACTCACACTTCTTTTCCATTATCACCGATGATGTAGTGGACATAGCAGGGGAAGAGCATCTACCCGTGTTGGTGAGGTTTGTTGATGAATCTCATAACCTGAGAGAGGAATTTGTGGGCTTCCTGCCTTATGAAGCTGATGCAGAAATTTTGGCTGTGAAATTTCACACTACCATAACTGAGAAGTGGGGACTAAATATGGAGTATTGTCGTGGCCAGGCTTACATTGTTTCCAGTGGATTTTCTTCCAAAATGAAAGTTGTTGCTTCTAGACTTTTAGAGAAATATCCCCAAGCTATCTACACACTCTGCTCTTCCTGTGCCTTAAACATGTGGTTGGCCAAATCAGTCCCTGTGGTGGGGGTGTCCGTTGCATTAGGAACAATGGAGgaagtttgttcttttttccttcggTCACCGCAACTGCTTTTAGAACTTGACAAtgtcatttctgttctttttcagaaTAGTGAAGAGCGGGGTAAAGAGCTGAAGGAAATTTGCCATTCTCAGTGGACAGGCAGGCATGatgcttttgaaattttagtgGACCTCCTGCAAGCACTTGTATTATGCTTAGATAGTATAAACAGTGACACAAATATTAGATGGAATAACTGTATAGCTGGCCGAGCATTTATACTCTGCAGTGCAGTGACAGATTTTGATTTTATTGTTACCATTGTTGTTCTTAAAAATGTCTTATCTTTTACAAGAGCCTTTGGGAAAAATCTCCAGGGACaaacttctgatgtcttctttgccGCCAGTAGCTTGACTGCAGTGCTACATTCTCTCAATGAAGTGATGGAAAATATTGAAGTTTATCATGAGTTTTGGTTTGAGGAAGCCACAAATTTGGCAAATAAACTTGATATTCAGATGAAACTTCCTGGGAAATTCCGTAGGGCCCAGCAAGGTAACTTGGACTCTCAGCTAAGCTCTGAGAGTTACTATAAAGAAACTCTAAGTGTTCCAACAGTGGAGCATATTATTCAGGAACTTAAAGATATATTCTCAGAACAGCACCTCAAAGCTCTTAAATGCTTATCTCTAGTACCTTCAGTCATGGGACAGCTCAAATTCAACACATCAGAGGAACACCATGCTGACATGTACAGAAGTGATTTACCCAATCCTGACACGCTCTCAGCTGAGCTTCATTGTTGGAGAATCAAGTGGAAACACAGAGGGAAAGATATAGAACTTCCATCTACCATTTATGAAGCCCTCCATCTGCCTGACATCAAGTTTTTCCCTAATGTATATGCCTTGCTAAAAGTACTGTGTATTCTTCCTGTGATGAAGGTTGAGAATGAGCGCTATGAAAATGGACGAAAGCGTCTCAAAGCATACTTGAGGAACACTTTGACAGACCAAAGGTCAAGTAATTTGGCTTTGcttaacataaattttgatataaaacATGATCTGGATTTAATGGTGGACACATATATCAAACTCTATACAACTAAGTCAGAGCTTCCTA
- the Thap12 gene encoding 52 kDa repressor of the inhibitor of the protein kinase isoform X3, translating into MGKQNIPLDGHEADEIPEGLFTPDNFQALLECRINSGEEVLRKRFETTAVNTLFCSKTQQKQMLEICESCIREETLREVRDSHFFSIITDDVVDIAGEEHLPVLVRFVDESHNLREEFVGFLPYEADAEILAVKFHTTITEKWGLNMEYCRGQAYIVSSGFSSKMKVVASRLLEKYPQAIYTLCSSCALNMWLAKSVPVVGVSVALGTMEEVCSFFLRSPQLLLELDNVISVLFQNSEERGKELKEICHSQWTGRHDAFEILVDLLQALVLCLDSINSDTNIRWNNCIAGRAFILCSAVTDFDFIVTIVVLKNVLSFTRAFGKNLQGQTSDVFFAASSLTAVLHSLNEVMENIEVYHEFWFEEATNLANKLDIQMKLPGKFRRAQQGNLDSQLSSESYYKETLSVPTVEHIIQELKDIFSEQHLKALKCLSLVPSVMGQLKFNTSEEHHADMYRSDLPNPDTLSAELHCWRIKWKHRGKDIELPSTIYEALHLPDIKFFPNVYALLKVLCILPVMKVENERYENGRKRLKAYLRNTLTDQRSSNLALLNINFDIKHDLDLMVDTYIKLYTTKSELPTDNSETIENT; encoded by the coding sequence ATGGGAAAACAAAACATACCTCTGGATGGGCATGAGGCTGATGAAATCCCAGAAGGTCTCTTTACTCCTGATAACTTTCAGGCACTGTTGGAATGCCGGATAAATTCTGGTGAAGAAGTCCTGAGAAAGCGCTTTGAGACTACAGCAGTTAACACATTGTTCTGTTCTAAAACACAGCAGAAACAGATGCTAGAGATCTGTGAGAGCTGCATTCGGGAAGAAACCCTCAGGGAAGTGAGAGACTCACACTTCTTTTCCATTATCACCGATGATGTAGTGGACATAGCAGGGGAAGAGCATCTACCCGTGTTGGTGAGGTTTGTTGATGAATCTCATAACCTGAGAGAGGAATTTGTGGGCTTCCTGCCTTATGAAGCTGATGCAGAAATTTTGGCTGTGAAATTTCACACTACCATAACTGAGAAGTGGGGACTAAATATGGAGTATTGTCGTGGCCAGGCTTACATTGTTTCCAGTGGATTTTCTTCCAAAATGAAAGTTGTTGCTTCTAGACTTTTAGAGAAATATCCCCAAGCTATCTACACACTCTGCTCTTCCTGTGCCTTAAACATGTGGTTGGCCAAATCAGTCCCTGTGGTGGGGGTGTCCGTTGCATTAGGAACAATGGAGgaagtttgttcttttttccttcggTCACCGCAACTGCTTTTAGAACTTGACAAtgtcatttctgttctttttcagaaTAGTGAAGAGCGGGGTAAAGAGCTGAAGGAAATTTGCCATTCTCAGTGGACAGGCAGGCATGatgcttttgaaattttagtgGACCTCCTGCAAGCACTTGTATTATGCTTAGATAGTATAAACAGTGACACAAATATTAGATGGAATAACTGTATAGCTGGCCGAGCATTTATACTCTGCAGTGCAGTGACAGATTTTGATTTTATTGTTACCATTGTTGTTCTTAAAAATGTCTTATCTTTTACAAGAGCCTTTGGGAAAAATCTCCAGGGACaaacttctgatgtcttctttgccGCCAGTAGCTTGACTGCAGTGCTACATTCTCTCAATGAAGTGATGGAAAATATTGAAGTTTATCATGAGTTTTGGTTTGAGGAAGCCACAAATTTGGCAAATAAACTTGATATTCAGATGAAACTTCCTGGGAAATTCCGTAGGGCCCAGCAAGGTAACTTGGACTCTCAGCTAAGCTCTGAGAGTTACTATAAAGAAACTCTAAGTGTTCCAACAGTGGAGCATATTATTCAGGAACTTAAAGATATATTCTCAGAACAGCACCTCAAAGCTCTTAAATGCTTATCTCTAGTACCTTCAGTCATGGGACAGCTCAAATTCAACACATCAGAGGAACACCATGCTGACATGTACAGAAGTGATTTACCCAATCCTGACACGCTCTCAGCTGAGCTTCATTGTTGGAGAATCAAGTGGAAACACAGAGGGAAAGATATAGAACTTCCATCTACCATTTATGAAGCCCTCCATCTGCCTGACATCAAGTTTTTCCCTAATGTATATGCCTTGCTAAAAGTACTGTGTATTCTTCCTGTGATGAAGGTTGAGAATGAGCGCTATGAAAATGGACGAAAGCGTCTCAAAGCATACTTGAGGAACACTTTGACAGACCAAAGGTCAAGTAATTTGGCTTTGcttaacataaattttgatataaaacATGATCTGGATTTAATGGTGGACACATATATCAAACTCTATACAACTAAGTCAGAGCTTCCTA